A stretch of Pseudoprevotella muciniphila DNA encodes these proteins:
- a CDS encoding phosphoribosylaminoimidazolesuccinocarboxamide synthase has translation MKALTQTDFNFKGQTSIYHGKVRDVYNINNETLVMVATDRISAFDVVLPEGIPYKGQVLNQIAAKFLDATKDICPNWKQATPDPMVTVGMMCEGFPLEMIVRGYLCGSAWRAYKDGMREICGVRLPEGMRENERFPEPIVTPTTKAELGLHDENISKAQILEQGLATPEEYEILEKYAIELFRRGTEIAAQRGLILVDTKYEFGKRNGEIVLMDEIHTPDSSRYFYSEGYQERFEAGEPQRQLSKEFVREWLMDNGFQGKAGQTVPEMTPEIVAGISERYIELYEHITGETFVREEGQNIAERIERNVNNYLLK, from the coding sequence ATGAAAGCATTAACGCAAACAGATTTCAACTTCAAAGGTCAGACTAGTATATATCACGGCAAGGTGCGTGATGTGTACAATATCAACAACGAAACGCTCGTTATGGTGGCAACCGACCGTATTTCGGCATTCGATGTGGTGCTGCCCGAAGGCATACCATATAAAGGTCAGGTGCTCAACCAAATAGCAGCAAAGTTTCTCGATGCAACAAAAGATATATGCCCTAATTGGAAACAAGCCACTCCAGACCCAATGGTAACTGTCGGTATGATGTGTGAAGGCTTTCCGCTCGAAATGATTGTACGCGGATATCTCTGTGGCAGTGCATGGCGGGCATATAAAGATGGCATGCGTGAGATATGTGGCGTTCGCCTGCCTGAAGGTATGCGAGAGAACGAACGTTTCCCTGAACCTATAGTCACTCCAACGACAAAAGCAGAACTCGGATTGCACGACGAGAATATCTCAAAAGCACAAATCCTTGAACAAGGACTCGCAACGCCGGAGGAATATGAAATCCTTGAAAAATATGCTATCGAACTCTTCCGCCGTGGAACAGAAATCGCAGCCCAACGTGGACTAATCCTTGTAGATACAAAGTATGAGTTCGGTAAGCGCAACGGCGAAATTGTCCTCATGGACGAAATACATACCCCCGACTCCAGTCGCTACTTTTATAGCGAAGGCTATCAGGAACGCTTCGAAGCAGGAGAGCCCCAGCGTCAACTGTCAAAAGAATTCGTGCGCGAATGGCTGATGGATAATGGCTTCCAAGGCAAGGCGGGACAGACAGTGCCCGAAATGACACCGGAAATAGTGGCAGGCATATCCGAGCGTTATATAGAACTGTATGAGCACATCACAGGCGAAACGTTTGTGCGCGAAGAAGGTCAGAACATAGCAGAGCGAATAGAACGCAATGTAAACAACTATCTCTTAAAGTAG
- a CDS encoding DUF4199 domain-containing protein, which produces MMRELNKYAMQHGIIFGLYGVVSILVQRYSISMTWLGIVNWALIIYSVFLMIRLTRKYRSKVMNPRLGFSFGNAYLHSLFTAFYSMLIIAAATYVYMAFIDGGEYTRQVIEVMQKEFQQSGAQGFPGMKEYLKEFKNVKPADYALSVIYINVIVAPLMSLIVAAVCKKNPAFGDAENIQN; this is translated from the coding sequence ATGATGCGGGAACTAAATAAATATGCCATGCAGCATGGCATCATTTTCGGACTCTATGGGGTGGTTTCCATCCTTGTACAGAGGTATTCCATCAGTATGACTTGGTTGGGAATTGTAAATTGGGCATTGATTATATATTCGGTTTTCCTGATGATACGTCTGACAAGGAAGTATCGCTCTAAGGTAATGAATCCTCGTCTGGGCTTCTCTTTCGGCAATGCGTATTTGCACAGTCTCTTCACGGCATTCTATTCCATGCTCATCATAGCGGCTGCAACCTATGTATATATGGCATTTATAGATGGCGGTGAATACACGCGTCAAGTGATTGAAGTCATGCAGAAAGAATTTCAGCAGTCTGGAGCACAAGGATTTCCAGGCATGAAAGAATATCTCAAGGAGTTCAAAAATGTAAAACCTGCAGATTATGCACTTTCTGTAATTTACATCAATGTCATTGTGGCGCCTTTGATGTCGCTGATTGTGGCTGCTGTGTGTAAGAAAAATCCAGCATTCGGAGATGCTGAAAATATTCAGAATTAA
- a CDS encoding glycosyltransferase family 2 protein, which produces MDKELNISVVVPLYNEDESLPELYEWITRVMKENNFTYEVIFVNDGSTDNSWNVIEELAGKDSRIHGIKFRRNYGKSPALFCGFKEAQGSVVITMDADLQDSPDEIPELYRMITEEGYDLVSGYKQKRYDPLSKTIPTKLFNATARKVSGIKNLHDFNCGLKAYRKDVVKNIEVYGEMHRYIPYLAKNAGFDKIGEKVVHHQARKFGHTKFGGLNRFVNGYLDLLSLSFLNSFGKKPMHVFGFLGSLMFFIGFIAVIIVGAVKLVHLWNGTPAPLVTDSPYFYIALTMMLLGTQLFLTGFVGELISRNADSRNEYQIEKQI; this is translated from the coding sequence ATGGACAAAGAGTTAAATATATCCGTAGTAGTACCTCTCTACAATGAGGACGAAAGCCTTCCTGAACTCTACGAGTGGATCACTCGGGTGATGAAGGAAAACAATTTTACCTATGAGGTCATTTTCGTCAACGATGGAAGTACAGACAATTCGTGGAATGTAATAGAAGAACTTGCCGGCAAGGATAGTCGTATTCACGGCATTAAGTTCCGTCGGAACTATGGAAAGTCGCCAGCGCTTTTCTGCGGCTTTAAGGAAGCGCAGGGAAGTGTGGTCATTACGATGGATGCCGATTTGCAAGACAGTCCCGATGAAATACCCGAACTCTATCGCATGATAACAGAAGAAGGCTACGACCTCGTCTCAGGCTATAAGCAAAAACGCTATGACCCGCTGTCAAAAACCATTCCTACAAAACTTTTCAATGCCACGGCAAGGAAAGTGAGCGGAATAAAGAACCTGCACGACTTTAATTGCGGTCTGAAAGCCTACAGGAAGGATGTGGTAAAAAATATCGAAGTCTATGGCGAAATGCACAGATATATCCCATATCTTGCAAAAAATGCAGGATTTGATAAGATAGGTGAAAAAGTGGTGCACCATCAGGCTCGTAAGTTTGGGCATACCAAGTTCGGCGGACTGAATCGTTTCGTCAACGGCTATCTCGATCTGCTCTCGCTGAGTTTCCTCAATTCCTTCGGAAAGAAACCCATGCACGTCTTTGGCTTTCTGGGCTCGTTGATGTTTTTCATAGGATTTATTGCGGTCATAATCGTAGGTGCAGTAAAACTCGTGCACCTTTGGAATGGCACACCGGCACCGCTCGTAACCGATTCGCCCTATTTCTACATAGCACTGACCATGATGCTCTTGGGCACACAACTTTTCTTGACAGGCTTCGTGGGAGAACTCATTAGCAGAAATGCAGACAGCAGAAATGAATATCAGATTGAAAAGCAAATCTAA
- a CDS encoding DUF6452 family protein, whose product MKSKSKALALAVCAILVSTAMSLTQSCSEVDCPLDNVVVMTCGLYDANGSEQNLTDSLTVMAAGTDSILLNGAQNVSSFALPMNYVADVDTLIFKFTEVDGTSYIDTLRVSHTNEAHFESLDCPLSFFHEIKDVVTTHNAIDSVAIVRKQVNYEDVENLKIYLASHIE is encoded by the coding sequence TTGAAAAGCAAATCTAAAGCATTAGCCCTTGCCGTCTGTGCCATCTTGGTATCAACCGCCATGTCGCTGACACAGTCCTGCTCAGAAGTGGATTGCCCGCTCGACAATGTTGTGGTGATGACCTGCGGCCTTTACGACGCTAATGGCTCAGAACAGAATCTTACCGACTCGCTCACGGTCATGGCGGCAGGCACAGATTCCATATTGCTTAACGGGGCACAGAATGTCTCTTCATTCGCACTGCCTATGAACTATGTGGCTGATGTCGATACACTGATTTTCAAATTTACCGAAGTGGATGGAACATCATATATTGACACGCTAAGAGTGAGCCATACCAATGAAGCGCACTTTGAATCGTTGGATTGCCCATTGTCATTCTTCCACGAAATTAAAGACGTTGTAACCACACATAATGCAATAGATAGTGTGGCGATAGTTAGGAAACAAGTAAATTATGAAGATGTCGAAAATCTTAAGATTTATCTTGCCAGCCATATTGAGTAG
- a CDS encoding DUF6048 family protein produces the protein MSKILRFILPAILSSCFLLSAMAQTDTIRFRGVQSLPGNVPPDKDAPKFAGMAVSFDLAGAVMALATSYGQYEGAIRANFKHRYFPVVELGLGVSEKEDDGTELKFKTSAPYARIGLDYNFAKDWRTGNRIFGGVRVAYTNFKYDLTSSDIIDPVWNTPVPINFKDVKSDAIWGELVFGLEAKIWKIIHLGWTARYKHRFHQKVSEPGQAWYIPGFGKNDSHVFGATFNFIVDI, from the coding sequence ATGTCGAAAATCTTAAGATTTATCTTGCCAGCCATATTGAGTAGTTGCTTCCTGCTCAGTGCCATGGCTCAGACCGACACCATTCGCTTCAGAGGGGTGCAGTCGCTGCCGGGCAATGTGCCGCCTGATAAAGATGCGCCAAAATTCGCAGGAATGGCGGTTTCCTTCGATTTGGCTGGAGCGGTTATGGCGCTGGCTACGTCATACGGGCAATACGAAGGAGCAATACGTGCAAATTTCAAGCATCGATACTTCCCGGTAGTGGAATTGGGACTTGGCGTGAGTGAAAAGGAGGATGATGGAACAGAGTTGAAGTTCAAGACGTCTGCACCATACGCACGTATAGGTCTTGACTATAATTTTGCAAAAGACTGGCGCACAGGCAATCGCATCTTCGGAGGTGTGAGAGTGGCATACACCAATTTCAAATACGATCTCACTTCGTCAGACATTATCGACCCTGTCTGGAATACACCAGTGCCCATCAACTTCAAAGACGTGAAATCTGATGCCATTTGGGGTGAATTGGTCTTCGGGCTCGAAGCAAAAATATGGAAAATCATACATCTGGGTTGGACAGCAAGATATAAACACCGTTTTCATCAGAAAGTCTCAGAACCCGGACAGGCATGGTATATACCGGGCTTCGGAAAAAATGACTCGCACGTCTTCGGCGCAACATTCAACTTTATCGTAGATATCTGA
- a CDS encoding FAD:protein FMN transferase: MDNPQNTKRQPKSLSPKLKWTIRLLFLLFLGVASFYIIKRHQQMEMRTAQGKIFGTTYMVKYISSEDLTQDIVKELDAVNASLSIFDENSTISKINQNITDTIDEHVRYVFNLATQVSQATDGAFDITVGPLVNLWGFGFKNRGNVTDAQIDSLLPLVGYKMYRIEGKSVVKDNVDMVFDCGAVAKGYGVDRVAHALQQHGVVDYMVEIGGEVVAKGHKDKGQPWVIGISTPSENAVANQEIEAKITLSNKAVATSGNYLNYYEKDGKRYAHTIDPKTGRPVQHSLLSATVIAADCATADAYATSFMVMGPEKARQVLAKHKELQAFFICDDGKGGTTTWSTDGFKKMVSQ; the protein is encoded by the coding sequence ATGGACAATCCTCAAAATACCAAGCGACAGCCAAAATCGCTCAGTCCGAAACTTAAATGGACAATCCGTTTGCTGTTCCTTCTTTTCCTCGGCGTTGCATCTTTTTATATCATCAAGCGTCATCAGCAGATGGAAATGCGTACGGCGCAGGGAAAAATATTTGGAACTACCTACATGGTGAAGTATATCTCCAGCGAAGACCTGACTCAAGACATTGTGAAAGAATTGGATGCAGTGAATGCCTCGCTCTCCATCTTCGATGAGAATAGCACTATCTCAAAAATCAATCAGAATATCACCGACACCATCGACGAACACGTCAGGTACGTCTTCAATCTTGCCACACAAGTGTCGCAAGCCACAGATGGTGCATTCGACATCACCGTGGGACCGCTGGTCAATCTCTGGGGGTTTGGTTTCAAAAACCGTGGTAATGTAACTGACGCGCAAATTGATAGCCTCCTCCCTCTGGTGGGCTATAAAATGTACCGAATAGAGGGAAAGTCGGTCGTGAAAGACAATGTTGATATGGTGTTCGACTGCGGTGCCGTAGCAAAAGGCTATGGCGTTGACCGGGTGGCACATGCCCTGCAACAGCATGGCGTGGTGGACTATATGGTAGAAATAGGAGGCGAGGTGGTGGCAAAAGGGCATAAGGACAAGGGGCAACCTTGGGTAATAGGTATTAGCACCCCCTCTGAAAATGCCGTGGCAAACCAGGAAATAGAGGCTAAAATCACACTCAGTAATAAAGCAGTTGCTACAAGCGGAAACTATCTCAACTATTATGAAAAAGACGGTAAACGGTATGCCCACACCATAGATCCCAAGACAGGCCGTCCTGTACAGCATTCGCTACTGTCTGCCACAGTCATTGCTGCTGATTGTGCTACCGCCGATGCTTATGCAACATCCTTCATGGTGATGGGGCCGGAAAAGGCAAGGCAGGTTCTCGCGAAGCACAAAGAATTGCAGGCTTTCTTCATCTGCGATGATGGGAAAGGTGGCACAACAACATGGAGTACAGATGGGTTCAAAAAAATGGTGTCACAATAA
- a CDS encoding Crp/Fnr family transcriptional regulator, whose product MLPFFQGLPEHDYYEIAERIRLYFRNYVQGTTIVRQGDECDAYRFVLRGALKVERENPAGDYMLTEWTDKPTLICPESLYGLDTAHTRSFSAVSNVSVLEISKTDVFNVLMEYTTFRLNYMNYFSWRQQQAMRMAWQTIPRTPQKRFVQFVKNRCLRPVGRKQLQITQQVLAREMAVALQVLQAMLEEYRKEQLIETSRGIIEIPNLEKL is encoded by the coding sequence TTGCTCCCGTTTTTTCAGGGGCTGCCGGAACACGATTATTATGAAATTGCTGAAAGAATAAGGCTGTATTTCCGGAATTATGTACAAGGCACCACTATCGTGCGTCAAGGTGATGAATGTGATGCATATCGTTTCGTGCTGCGTGGAGCATTGAAAGTGGAGAGGGAAAACCCTGCGGGAGATTATATGCTTACGGAATGGACGGATAAACCCACACTTATTTGTCCCGAATCGTTGTATGGATTGGATACGGCACACACGAGGTCTTTCTCTGCCGTTTCGAATGTCAGTGTGCTGGAAATTTCAAAAACAGATGTATTCAATGTCTTGATGGAATACACCACATTCCGCCTGAACTATATGAATTACTTCTCGTGGCGACAACAGCAAGCAATGCGAATGGCATGGCAAACCATACCGAGAACACCGCAAAAACGGTTTGTCCAATTTGTTAAAAATCGCTGCCTGAGGCCGGTCGGCAGAAAGCAGTTGCAAATCACGCAGCAAGTCTTGGCGCGCGAAATGGCTGTGGCGCTGCAAGTGTTGCAAGCCATGCTCGAAGAATACAGAAAAGAGCAACTCATTGAAACGTCAAGAGGTATCATAGAAATACCTAACCTCGAAAAACTATGA
- a CDS encoding cation transporter has product MKKSYKIEVDCANCANLVENAARKVSGVKTLTISFMTQKMKIEYEDDVHPEEVLKEIIRVAKRIEPDFNVL; this is encoded by the coding sequence ATGAAAAAGTCTTATAAGATAGAAGTGGATTGTGCCAACTGCGCCAATCTCGTTGAAAATGCTGCCCGAAAAGTGTCAGGCGTGAAAACCCTCACCATCTCTTTCATGACGCAGAAAATGAAAATAGAGTACGAAGATGATGTGCATCCGGAAGAAGTCTTGAAAGAAATCATCCGTGTGGCAAAACGCATAGAGCCTGATTTCAATGTGCTCTGA
- a CDS encoding heavy metal translocating P-type ATPase has protein sequence MTSKQKKVLFRILLSAVLMVGLALLPDKSVLPFGAVGKGLAYYLAIYLIIGYDILRKACYGILNRRVFDENFLMTVATLGAFALALFEDSGDYNEAIAVMLFYQVGEFFQSYAVGKSRNSIAKLMDIRPDYANLCQPDGTIRRVDPDDVEVGTVIVVNPGERVPIDGVVIEGASSLNTSALTGESLPKEIAEGEEIISGSINMTGVLKIRTTKEFGESTVSKILEMVEDSASHKSKSEDFIARFARVYTPIVCYSALALAIIPPIVRILFIGNGAEWSVWIYRALTFLVISCPCALVVSIPLSFFAGIGGASRRGILVKGANILENLSKVKTVLFDKTGTLTLGVFEVTAMHDKEDHDNNDEEEKARLLEIAAIAECASSHPISKSLQRAYNRPIDHSRVSDIKEIGGQGITAVVDGQKVAVGNEKLMEQMGVQYCHCHTAGTIVHVAVEGKYAGHVVLGDVVKQHAAEAVKALGAVGVARTVVLTGDADAVARQTAETLGVGEVYTELLPNEKVEKVEAIISETKNGKVAFIGDGINDAPVLSRADIGIAMGGVGSDAAIEAADVVLMDDDPRKIAKAMRISNKCMNIVWQNIILAVGVKVVCLFLGAFGIANMWLAIFADVGIMIIAVLNAIRAMYIKEQ, from the coding sequence ATGACTTCAAAACAAAAGAAAGTACTCTTCCGGATACTCTTGTCGGCTGTTCTGATGGTGGGTCTCGCCCTACTTCCCGACAAGTCTGTCCTCCCATTCGGTGCTGTAGGGAAGGGCTTGGCCTATTATCTCGCCATCTACTTGATAATAGGCTACGACATCTTGCGCAAAGCGTGTTATGGCATTTTGAACCGCAGGGTGTTCGATGAGAATTTCCTGATGACCGTGGCAACATTAGGTGCTTTCGCCTTGGCGCTTTTCGAAGACAGTGGCGACTATAATGAGGCGATAGCCGTCATGCTGTTCTACCAAGTGGGAGAATTCTTCCAGAGTTATGCCGTAGGAAAAAGCCGAAACAGTATAGCAAAGTTGATGGACATCCGGCCCGACTATGCCAATCTCTGTCAGCCCGACGGAACCATACGGCGTGTTGATCCTGACGATGTGGAAGTGGGGACTGTAATAGTGGTAAACCCAGGCGAGAGGGTGCCGATTGATGGAGTAGTCATAGAAGGTGCGTCCTCGCTCAACACCTCCGCGCTGACAGGCGAATCACTGCCAAAAGAAATTGCCGAAGGAGAAGAAATCATCAGCGGGAGTATCAATATGACAGGTGTTCTGAAAATCCGGACAACAAAAGAGTTCGGAGAATCTACCGTCTCAAAGATTCTTGAAATGGTGGAGGACAGTGCAAGCCATAAGTCGAAATCGGAAGACTTTATAGCCCGTTTTGCCAGAGTCTATACCCCCATCGTCTGTTACAGTGCCTTGGCGCTCGCCATCATACCGCCAATCGTCCGCATCCTCTTCATAGGAAATGGTGCAGAGTGGAGCGTGTGGATATACCGTGCGCTGACATTCCTCGTCATCAGTTGCCCCTGTGCACTTGTTGTAAGCATTCCGCTGTCGTTCTTTGCAGGAATAGGGGGCGCAAGCCGTAGAGGTATTCTGGTGAAGGGAGCAAATATCCTGGAGAACCTGTCAAAAGTAAAAACGGTGCTGTTCGATAAGACAGGTACACTCACTCTCGGAGTCTTTGAAGTTACGGCTATGCACGATAAGGAGGATCATGATAATAATGATGAAGAAGAAAAAGCAAGGCTTTTGGAAATCGCAGCCATTGCCGAATGTGCTTCGTCGCACCCCATCAGCAAAAGTCTGCAACGTGCCTACAACAGACCGATAGACCATAGCCGCGTGAGCGATATAAAGGAAATTGGCGGACAAGGCATAACGGCTGTCGTTGATGGTCAGAAAGTGGCTGTGGGTAATGAGAAACTGATGGAGCAGATGGGTGTTCAATATTGCCATTGCCATACGGCAGGCACCATCGTCCATGTGGCTGTGGAAGGCAAATATGCGGGGCATGTAGTGCTCGGAGATGTCGTAAAACAGCATGCAGCAGAAGCCGTCAAGGCATTAGGTGCCGTAGGAGTTGCCCGTACAGTAGTGCTTACGGGCGATGCTGATGCCGTAGCGAGACAAACGGCTGAAACACTCGGAGTAGGGGAGGTCTATACAGAACTCCTTCCCAACGAAAAGGTAGAAAAAGTGGAAGCCATTATCTCTGAAACGAAAAACGGAAAAGTGGCATTCATTGGCGACGGCATAAACGATGCACCAGTCCTTTCGCGTGCTGATATCGGTATTGCCATGGGCGGTGTGGGGAGCGATGCAGCCATCGAAGCAGCAGACGTGGTACTCATGGACGACGACCCGAGAAAGATAGCCAAGGCGATGCGAATATCCAATAAGTGCATGAACATCGTCTGGCAGAACATCATACTCGCAGTAGGCGTGAAGGTCGTATGTCTCTTCCTTGGCGCATTTGGCATAGCAAACATGTGGCTCGCCATCTTTGCCGATGTAGGAATAATGATTATAGCAGTCCTAAACGCCATAAGAGCCATGTACATAAAGGAACAATAA
- the gap gene encoding type I glyceraldehyde-3-phosphate dehydrogenase — protein MTKVAINGFGRIGRLAFRQMFESEGYEVVAINDLTSPKMLAHLLKYDTAQGGFAGKFGENKHTVEAGEDYIVVDGKKITIYAKPNAAELPWGELDVDVVLECTGFYTSKEKASAHIQAGAKKVVISAPAGNDLPTIVYNVNHKTLTPADTVISAASCTTNCLAPMTKALNDFAAIQSGIMTTVHAYTGDQMILDGPQRKGDVQRARAGAQNIVPNSTGAAKAIGLVIPELNGKLIGAAQRVPTPTGSTTILHAVVKGEVTVEDINAAMKAAANESFGYTEEKLVSSDIIGMKFGSLFDANQTMVSKTGDGNSLVQVVAWYDNENSYTSQMVRTIKYLAELK, from the coding sequence ATGACAAAAGTAGCAATTAACGGTTTCGGCCGTATCGGTCGCCTCGCTTTCCGTCAGATGTTCGAATCTGAAGGTTATGAGGTAGTAGCCATCAACGACTTGACCAGCCCCAAGATGCTGGCTCACCTGTTGAAGTATGACACCGCTCAGGGTGGTTTCGCTGGCAAATTCGGCGAGAACAAGCACACTGTAGAGGCTGGTGAAGACTACATCGTAGTTGACGGCAAGAAGATCACTATCTATGCAAAGCCTAACGCAGCAGAGCTGCCTTGGGGCGAACTCGACGTAGATGTTGTATTGGAGTGCACAGGTTTCTACACATCAAAAGAAAAGGCTTCTGCCCACATTCAGGCTGGTGCTAAGAAAGTTGTTATCTCTGCTCCTGCAGGTAACGATCTTCCCACCATCGTTTACAACGTAAACCACAAGACGCTTACTCCTGCTGACACTGTTATTTCGGCTGCTTCTTGCACCACAAACTGCTTGGCTCCTATGACCAAGGCTCTGAACGATTTCGCTGCTATCCAGAGCGGAATCATGACTACCGTTCACGCTTACACTGGCGACCAGATGATTCTCGACGGTCCTCAGCGCAAGGGTGACGTACAGCGCGCTCGTGCCGGTGCTCAGAACATCGTTCCTAACTCAACAGGTGCTGCAAAGGCTATCGGCCTCGTTATTCCTGAACTTAACGGCAAACTGATTGGTGCTGCTCAGCGCGTTCCTACTCCCACAGGTTCTACAACTATCCTGCACGCTGTTGTAAAGGGTGAAGTAACTGTAGAAGACATCAATGCTGCCATGAAGGCTGCTGCCAACGAATCATTCGGTTACACAGAAGAGAAACTCGTTTCAAGCGACATCATCGGTATGAAGTTCGGTTCACTCTTCGACGCTAACCAGACAATGGTTTCAAAGACTGGCGACGGCAACTCACTCGTTCAGGTAGTTGCTTGGTACGACAATGAGAACTCTTACACTTCTCAGATGGTTCGCACCATTAAGTACCTTGCAGAGTTGAAGTAA
- the mscL gene encoding large conductance mechanosensitive channel protein MscL, with protein sequence MGFIKEFKEFAMKGNVMDMAVGVIIGGAFGKIVSSLVDDVIMPLVGMLTGGVDFTKLSAKIGEAEVMYGSFIQNIIDFLIIAFCIFLMIKGMNKLSRKKEEEPEAPAEPSNEEKLLGEIRDLLKKQA encoded by the coding sequence ATGGGATTTATCAAAGAATTTAAGGAATTTGCCATGAAAGGCAATGTCATGGACATGGCTGTCGGTGTAATCATCGGTGGAGCATTCGGAAAAATCGTGTCGAGTTTAGTGGACGACGTTATTATGCCGTTGGTAGGTATGCTGACAGGCGGTGTTGACTTTACTAAACTCTCAGCAAAGATAGGCGAAGCAGAAGTAATGTACGGTAGCTTTATCCAGAATATCATCGACTTCCTCATCATCGCATTCTGTATCTTCCTTATGATTAAGGGCATGAACAAACTCTCACGCAAGAAGGAAGAAGAACCCGAAGCACCCGCAGAACCGTCGAACGAAGAAAAACTCCTCGGCGAAATCCGCGACCTGCTTAAGAAACAGGCATAA